A section of the Rhizobium sp. SSA_523 genome encodes:
- the ppx gene encoding exopolyphosphatase, which translates to MVRSEAQGRLPGSAPVSVVDIGSNSVRVVIYEDLSRSPTILFNEKVLCGLGRGLGSTGRMEEEAVSRALKALRRFKALSDQARAVRIFVLATAAAREASNGPAFIADAEAILGHPVQVLSGEEEALYSALGVISGFNGVDGIAGDLGGGSLELIDIKGMDFGKGITLPLGGLRLAEYSSNSLQKARAFAKTQVKNVKFLDKGEGRTFYAVGGTWRNIAKLHMEITQYPLHMMQGYELQLNEMQNFLEQVVLSKDSKDPAWQSVSKNRRALLPFGAVAMQEVLAAMKPARVVFSAQGVREGYLYSQLPEEEREKDPLLLAADQLAILRARSPEHARELAEWTGRMVPMFGIDESEEEGRYRRAACLLADISWRAHPDYRGLQALNLIAHSSLVGITHPGRAYLALANYYRFEGLHDDGATGPLSQIATPRLLSLAKLLGGLLRVVYLFSASMPGVVHNLYFRRSSDPDLDLDLVVPHEYANFSGERLDGRLQQLSKLTGKRLAFVFE; encoded by the coding sequence ATGGTACGATCTGAAGCACAGGGGCGTCTCCCCGGAAGCGCACCTGTTTCCGTAGTGGACATCGGTTCGAACTCCGTTCGCGTGGTGATCTACGAGGATCTGTCCCGATCCCCGACCATTCTTTTCAATGAAAAGGTGCTGTGCGGCCTCGGCCGCGGGCTCGGTTCCACCGGCCGGATGGAAGAGGAAGCGGTCAGCCGGGCGCTGAAGGCCTTGCGGCGCTTCAAGGCGCTATCCGACCAGGCCCGGGCGGTGCGGATCTTCGTGCTGGCGACGGCGGCGGCCCGCGAAGCCTCGAACGGACCCGCATTCATTGCCGATGCAGAGGCCATTCTGGGGCATCCCGTGCAGGTCCTGTCCGGCGAGGAGGAGGCGCTCTATTCCGCGCTCGGCGTCATCAGCGGCTTCAACGGCGTGGACGGCATTGCCGGCGATCTCGGCGGCGGATCGCTGGAACTGATCGATATCAAGGGCATGGATTTCGGCAAGGGCATCACCTTGCCGCTCGGCGGTCTCCGCCTGGCCGAATATTCCAGCAATTCGCTGCAGAAGGCACGCGCTTTCGCCAAGACGCAGGTCAAGAACGTCAAATTCCTCGACAAGGGCGAGGGGCGCACCTTCTACGCCGTGGGCGGCACCTGGCGCAACATCGCCAAGCTGCACATGGAGATCACGCAATATCCGCTGCACATGATGCAAGGCTACGAATTGCAGCTGAACGAGATGCAGAACTTCCTCGAGCAGGTGGTTCTGTCGAAGGATTCCAAGGATCCTGCCTGGCAGTCGGTCTCGAAGAACCGCCGGGCGCTCTTGCCCTTCGGCGCAGTCGCCATGCAGGAAGTGCTGGCGGCCATGAAGCCCGCACGGGTCGTGTTTTCAGCGCAGGGCGTGCGCGAAGGCTATCTCTACTCGCAATTGCCGGAGGAGGAGCGGGAAAAGGATCCGCTGCTTCTGGCCGCCGACCAGCTCGCCATCTTGCGGGCGCGTTCGCCCGAACATGCGCGCGAACTGGCGGAATGGACCGGCCGCATGGTGCCGATGTTCGGCATCGATGAATCCGAGGAGGAGGGCCGCTACCGCCGAGCCGCCTGCCTTCTCGCCGATATCAGCTGGCGCGCGCATCCCGATTACCGGGGATTGCAGGCGCTGAACCTGATTGCGCATTCGTCGCTGGTGGGCATTACCCATCCCGGCCGCGCCTATCTGGCACTCGCCAATTATTATCGTTTCGAGGGCCTGCATGACGATGGCGCGACGGGCCCGCTGTCGCAGATCGCCACCCCGCGGCTCCTGTCGCTCGCCAAGCTTCTCGGCGGGCTGCTGCGTGTCGTCTACCTTTTCTCGGCATCGATGCCGGGCGTCGTGCACAATCTCTATTTCCGCCGGTCCAGCGATCCCGATCTGGATCTCGACCTCGTGGTGCCGCACGAATATGCCAATTTCTCCGGCGAAAGGCTGGATGGCCGCCTGCAGCAATTGTCGAAACTGACAGGCAAGCGCCTCGCTTTCGTATTCGAGTAA
- a CDS encoding adenylate/guanylate cyclase domain-containing protein: MARSPRLALRGRPFQSGLRWSMLLVFIAFTGMLYMMVFEVEGAFYIGSIYALACSLPLIIFETGGLMPGLLERIRRLATPAYFLSSLGIYFVLSGIGFAISGVTLKLTGISQASWTQLLILRPPAFLYTLAFLLLGLTILRVRQLLGRRVFLSLLTGRYRHPVQEDRLFLFIDIVGSTTFARQHGDLKAQEFIGEVFASFAEPVRSHQGEIDDYVGDCAIITWPLKEGVEQARCIRCLYAILDEIDREAWWWQQHFGLVPRLSAALHGGSIVTGEIGVLHHKITYFGDVVNTTARIEGLCKTLQQPVLISQDLLRHLSLPAGVEAQPQGDHLVKGRNEPLSVFALDRSGASAPRLSQAS; encoded by the coding sequence ATGGCAAGATCACCGCGACTGGCGCTTCGGGGCCGACCGTTCCAATCCGGGCTGCGCTGGTCCATGCTGCTCGTCTTCATTGCCTTTACCGGCATGCTCTACATGATGGTTTTCGAGGTCGAGGGCGCCTTCTATATCGGCTCCATCTATGCGCTTGCCTGCAGCCTGCCACTGATCATCTTCGAAACCGGCGGGCTGATGCCGGGCCTTCTGGAGCGCATCCGTCGGCTCGCGACGCCTGCTTATTTCCTGTCCAGCCTCGGCATCTATTTTGTCTTGTCGGGAATAGGCTTTGCCATTAGCGGGGTGACGCTGAAGCTCACCGGGATTTCGCAAGCGAGCTGGACGCAATTGCTCATTCTGCGTCCGCCGGCCTTTCTCTATACGCTCGCCTTCCTGCTGCTCGGCCTGACAATCCTGCGGGTCCGGCAATTGCTGGGCCGGCGGGTCTTCCTCAGCCTGCTGACCGGGCGCTATCGCCATCCGGTCCAGGAGGACCGCCTCTTCCTCTTCATCGATATCGTGGGATCGACCACCTTTGCCCGCCAGCACGGCGATCTCAAGGCGCAGGAATTCATCGGCGAGGTCTTTGCAAGCTTTGCCGAACCGGTGCGCAGCCACCAGGGCGAGATCGACGACTATGTGGGAGATTGCGCCATCATCACCTGGCCGCTCAAGGAGGGGGTGGAACAGGCGCGCTGCATTCGCTGCCTCTATGCCATTCTCGACGAGATCGACCGTGAGGCCTGGTGGTGGCAGCAGCATTTCGGCCTGGTGCCGCGGCTATCGGCCGCCCTGCATGGCGGATCGATCGTCACGGGCGAGATCGGTGTGCTGCACCATAAGATCACCTATTTCGGCGATGTCGTGAATACCACGGCGCGCATCGAGGGCCTGTGCAAGACATTGCAGCAACCGGTGCTGATCTCGCAGGATCTGTTGCGCCATCTCAGCCTGCCGGCCGGCGTCGAGGCGCAGCCGCAGGGCGATCATCTGGTCAAGGGACGCAACGAGCCCCTCTCCGTCTTCGCGCTGGATCGCAGCGGCGCAAGCGCGCCCAGGCTCTCGCAAGCCTCCTGA
- a CDS encoding esterase-like activity of phytase family protein gives MSRPLLAALGLSILLCNPAFADDRLFPATLVGQAVVPANSIIKAPADAPAFLQTSGKFTESGKRTEALGSIPGKDANRTTGIALPFAGQPLQGFSGIKAMADGTFWTLSDNGYGAKANSSDAMLMLHHIRFDWDKGNVERLETVFLSDPDRKATGPIVLEGAEKRYLTGADFDVESIQPVEDGFWLGEEFQPAVLKVNRQGELQRVIPTEVDGKPVLSPDNPALSLPANPTAKLPAFNLKRSGGFEGLALSKDGAKLYALLEGPLYTETGAVEQVDGQTVLHIIELDAASAGWTGRSWLYPLSAGGVAIGDFNMIDQTTALIIERDGGEGGMQQACADPKTPTPTCFAQPAKHKRIYKIEMTDDTLGKPVRKIGYIDLMAIADPDHKARQGGKDGLYSMPFVTIENVDIVDGTHILVGNDNNLPFSAGRALDKADDSEFVLLDVADFLKAR, from the coding sequence ATGTCTCGTCCTCTTCTTGCCGCGCTTGGCCTTTCGATCCTGCTGTGCAATCCAGCCTTTGCCGATGACAGGCTTTTCCCGGCCACTCTGGTCGGCCAGGCGGTCGTGCCTGCCAATAGCATTATCAAGGCACCGGCAGATGCCCCCGCCTTCCTGCAAACCTCCGGCAAATTCACCGAAAGCGGCAAGCGGACGGAAGCGCTGGGCTCCATCCCCGGCAAGGATGCGAACCGCACCACCGGGATCGCCTTGCCCTTTGCCGGCCAGCCGTTGCAGGGCTTTTCCGGTATCAAGGCCATGGCGGACGGCACCTTCTGGACGCTTTCCGACAATGGTTATGGCGCAAAGGCCAATTCCAGCGACGCCATGCTGATGCTGCACCACATCCGCTTCGATTGGGACAAAGGCAATGTGGAGCGGCTGGAAACCGTGTTCCTGTCGGACCCCGACCGCAAGGCAACTGGTCCGATCGTCCTGGAAGGCGCCGAAAAGCGCTATCTCACGGGGGCCGATTTCGATGTTGAATCGATTCAGCCGGTCGAAGACGGTTTCTGGCTGGGCGAGGAATTCCAGCCCGCCGTTCTGAAGGTCAACCGTCAGGGCGAATTGCAGAGGGTCATTCCGACAGAGGTCGACGGCAAGCCGGTCCTCTCGCCCGACAATCCCGCTTTGTCGCTGCCTGCCAATCCAACGGCGAAACTGCCGGCCTTCAACCTGAAGCGGTCCGGCGGTTTCGAGGGCCTGGCTCTATCCAAGGACGGCGCGAAGCTCTACGCGCTTCTGGAGGGGCCGCTCTATACCGAGACCGGCGCGGTCGAGCAGGTCGATGGCCAGACGGTGCTGCACATCATCGAACTCGACGCGGCAAGCGCCGGCTGGACTGGCCGCAGCTGGCTCTATCCGCTTTCCGCCGGCGGGGTCGCCATCGGCGATTTCAACATGATCGATCAGACGACGGCGCTGATAATCGAGCGGGATGGCGGCGAAGGCGGCATGCAGCAGGCCTGCGCGGATCCGAAGACACCCACACCGACCTGCTTTGCCCAACCGGCGAAGCACAAGCGGATCTATAAGATCGAGATGACCGATGACACACTCGGCAAACCCGTGCGCAAGATCGGCTATATCGACCTGATGGCCATTGCCGATCCGGACCACAAGGCAAGACAGGGCGGCAAAGACGGGCTCTACAGCATGCCCTTCGTCACCATCGAGAATGTCGACATCGTGGATGGCACACATATCCTCGTCGGCAATGACAACAATCTGCCCTTCTCGGCCGGCCGCGCCCTCGACAAGGCGGATGACAGCGAATTCGTGCTGCTGGACGTCGCGGATTTCTTGAAAGCGCGCTGA
- the rnd gene encoding ribonuclease D, which translates to MIETTAALADACSKLAQSDFVTVDTEFLRETTFWPELCLIQMASPDLEVIVDPLAKGLDLAPFFALMGNSAVLKVFHAARQDLEIVYHLGKLIPHPIFDTQVAAMVCGFGDSISYDQLVQRTKNVQIDKSSRFTDWSRRPLSEKQLDYALADVTHLRDVYLFLKDQLEREGRATWVSEEMAVLENPETYDMHPDDAWLRLKSRLRKPQELAILKYVAAWREREARSRNVPRSRVLKDDAIYEIAQQQPKDSEALGRLRTIPKGWERSSSAGAILDAVNTALALPKAEMPHAPKHVHTPEGAQSAVELLKVLLRLISEKHGVAAKVIANTDDLDKIAVDGENAEVAALAGWRRDLFGEPALKLIAGSVALRFVDKKVETVEL; encoded by the coding sequence ATCATTGAAACGACTGCCGCTCTTGCCGACGCCTGCAGCAAGCTTGCCCAATCCGACTTCGTGACCGTGGACACGGAATTCCTTCGGGAAACGACGTTCTGGCCGGAACTCTGCCTCATCCAGATGGCCAGTCCGGATCTCGAAGTGATTGTCGATCCTTTGGCCAAGGGCCTGGATCTTGCGCCCTTCTTTGCCCTGATGGGCAATAGCGCGGTGCTGAAGGTCTTCCATGCCGCCCGGCAGGATCTGGAAATCGTCTATCACCTGGGCAAGCTGATCCCGCATCCGATCTTCGACACGCAGGTCGCCGCCATGGTGTGCGGCTTCGGCGATTCGATTTCCTATGACCAGCTCGTCCAGCGCACGAAGAACGTGCAGATCGACAAGTCCTCGCGCTTTACCGACTGGAGCCGCAGGCCGCTTTCGGAAAAGCAGCTGGATTACGCGCTGGCCGATGTGACCCATCTGCGCGACGTCTATCTTTTCCTCAAGGACCAGCTGGAGCGTGAAGGCCGCGCAACCTGGGTTTCCGAAGAGATGGCGGTGCTCGAAAATCCGGAAACCTACGACATGCATCCGGATGATGCCTGGCTGCGGCTGAAATCGCGCCTGCGCAAGCCGCAGGAGCTTGCCATCCTGAAATATGTCGCCGCATGGCGCGAGCGGGAGGCCCGCAGCCGGAATGTTCCGCGCTCGCGAGTCCTCAAGGACGATGCGATCTACGAGATTGCCCAGCAGCAGCCGAAGGACAGCGAGGCGCTGGGCCGCTTGCGCACCATTCCCAAGGGCTGGGAGCGCTCCTCCTCCGCCGGCGCCATTCTCGACGCGGTCAACACCGCTTTGGCACTGCCCAAGGCCGAGATGCCGCATGCGCCCAAGCATGTCCACACGCCCGAAGGCGCACAATCGGCCGTTGAACTCCTCAAGGTTCTGCTGCGGCTGATTTCGGAAAAGCACGGGGTGGCCGCCAAGGTGATCGCCAATACCGACGACCTCGACAAAATCGCGGTGGATGGCGAGAATGCCGAAGTGGCGGCCCTGGCCGGCTGGCGGCGCGATCTCTTCGGAGAGCCGGCCTTGAAACTGATCGCAGGATCGGTCGCGCTTCGCTTCGTCGACAAGAAGGTCGAGACTGTCGAGCTTTAA
- a CDS encoding multicopper oxidase family protein codes for MPVLSRRNLLKAGAGLAAYGAGLGAAGLYRSASAATAVTLEAKRTEAVLDGRNLTREVMTYGLQDAALGPVGPMGPMPPTLRVKQGQSFAARLTNRLDEPTTIHWHGLRIANSMDGVPFLTQPYVYTGDSFDYRFTPPDAGTFWYHPHCNTLTQMGRGMTGLFIVENPADPVFDGDIAVNLRDWRLGGDGQFIAQFKPRDAAKNGTFGTVRGANWQVQPNFDAPAGGLIRLRLAVTDVTRIYSLRLEGAEAAIIALDGQPLPQPVPLDQLTLSPGQRADLVIRMPEGEGQTASLVDIRPSSARTVATLRAIGGSLKRDLRSVSALAPNPWTVPDLKSAETIPLVLSATAENAGRDSFCGFLGYSFWAINKVPWPGDTADPTAPLAELKLGKTYLINLENLTPHLHPIHLHGMNFQVIASSTRTVSPLISDTYLVLPDEKVQLALVADNPGDWVLHCHIIEHQKTGMTSYLRVA; via the coding sequence ATGCCTGTGCTGTCCCGCCGCAACCTTCTCAAAGCCGGTGCCGGCCTTGCCGCCTATGGCGCGGGACTCGGAGCCGCAGGACTGTATCGCAGCGCCTCGGCTGCAACGGCGGTGACACTCGAGGCAAAGCGCACCGAAGCGGTCCTGGATGGCCGGAACCTGACCCGCGAGGTGATGACCTACGGCCTTCAGGATGCCGCCTTGGGGCCCGTGGGGCCCATGGGACCCATGCCGCCCACGCTTCGCGTCAAGCAGGGCCAGAGCTTTGCCGCGCGCCTGACCAACCGTCTTGACGAGCCGACGACCATTCACTGGCATGGCCTGCGCATCGCCAACAGCATGGACGGCGTGCCCTTCCTCACCCAGCCTTACGTCTACACCGGCGACAGTTTCGATTACCGGTTCACGCCGCCCGATGCGGGCACCTTCTGGTATCATCCGCATTGCAACACGCTGACGCAGATGGGGCGCGGCATGACCGGCCTCTTCATCGTCGAAAACCCCGCCGATCCGGTTTTCGACGGTGATATCGCCGTCAACCTGCGCGATTGGCGGCTGGGCGGCGACGGGCAGTTCATCGCCCAGTTCAAGCCGCGCGATGCCGCCAAGAACGGCACATTCGGCACGGTCAGAGGCGCCAACTGGCAGGTTCAGCCGAATTTCGATGCGCCGGCGGGCGGATTGATCCGCCTTCGCCTGGCGGTCACGGATGTCACGCGGATCTATTCGCTGAGGCTGGAGGGGGCCGAGGCGGCCATCATCGCGCTTGACGGCCAGCCGCTTCCGCAGCCGGTGCCGCTGGACCAGCTGACCCTTTCGCCCGGCCAGAGGGCGGATCTCGTGATCCGCATGCCCGAGGGCGAAGGTCAGACGGCATCGCTTGTCGATATCCGGCCTTCCAGCGCCAGGACCGTCGCCACGCTGCGGGCGATCGGCGGCTCGCTGAAGCGCGACCTGCGATCGGTTAGCGCGCTGGCCCCCAATCCCTGGACCGTTCCCGACCTCAAATCGGCCGAGACGATCCCGCTCGTCCTGAGTGCGACGGCGGAGAATGCCGGTCGCGATTCCTTTTGCGGCTTTCTCGGCTATTCCTTCTGGGCCATCAACAAGGTTCCCTGGCCGGGAGACACCGCCGACCCGACGGCACCGCTGGCGGAGCTTAAACTCGGGAAAACCTATCTGATAAACCTGGAAAACCTCACGCCGCATTTGCATCCGATCCACCTGCACGGCATGAACTTCCAGGTGATCGCCTCCAGCACCCGCACCGTTTCACCCCTGATTTCCGACACTTACCTCGTCTTGCCGGATGAAAAGGTTCAACTCGCGCTGGTGGCGGACAATCCGGGCGACTGGGTTCTGCACTGCCATATCATCGAGCACCAGAAGACCGGCATGACCTCCTATCTGCGCGTTGCGTGA
- a CDS encoding MFS transporter, which translates to MSTIRPLVPLLVTAGILIGGNGLQGTYIALRGSSEGFSPSVIGLIGAGYSIGFAIGCLYVTRILRSIGHIRTFAAMAAIAACCSILMPLVISPIFWTLMRFAIGICVASLFAVVESWINAKVTNQNRARTLSVYRLVDLSSVTLAQYLIPAFGIDGPVIFSLVAIALALSLVPISVADRSSPTPPEAINYDIRAVWRISPLSVVGVVAVGLSMAAFRNIGPLYAQDIGMDVTQIATFMSAGIIGGVVLQYPLGLFSDRLDRRKVIIWATIGTILTGGYLSFFAGTDETSNIIGVFIYGAFAMPLYSLCSAHGNDHAKPGEHALVSAGLLFFWSIGATIGPLLASLLLQFIGPEAFFVYTSFIFAGFLWYTVVRMRVRPPVPPSQRPGRFRALLRTSPYFNRLAGAPSDQGKGDKP; encoded by the coding sequence ATGTCGACCATTCGTCCGCTAGTTCCTCTCCTCGTTACGGCGGGCATACTGATCGGCGGGAACGGCTTGCAGGGGACCTATATTGCCCTTCGCGGATCGTCGGAGGGATTTTCCCCTTCGGTCATCGGGCTGATCGGAGCCGGCTACAGCATCGGCTTTGCCATCGGCTGTCTCTATGTCACCCGCATCCTGCGTTCGATCGGCCATATCCGCACCTTCGCCGCCATGGCAGCCATTGCCGCCTGCTGTTCGATCCTGATGCCGCTGGTGATCTCGCCGATCTTCTGGACCCTGATGCGCTTTGCCATCGGCATCTGCGTCGCCAGCCTGTTTGCCGTCGTCGAGAGCTGGATCAATGCCAAGGTGACGAACCAGAACCGCGCCCGCACCTTGTCGGTCTATCGCCTGGTCGACCTCAGCTCGGTCACGCTGGCGCAATACCTCATCCCTGCCTTCGGCATTGACGGACCGGTGATCTTTTCGCTGGTGGCGATCGCCCTTGCGCTTTCGCTGGTGCCGATCTCCGTTGCCGACCGATCCAGCCCGACGCCGCCGGAGGCGATCAACTACGATATTCGCGCCGTCTGGCGCATCTCGCCGCTTTCGGTCGTCGGTGTCGTCGCCGTCGGCCTCAGCATGGCCGCCTTCCGCAATATCGGGCCGCTTTACGCCCAGGATATCGGCATGGACGTGACGCAGATCGCCACCTTCATGAGCGCCGGCATTATCGGCGGGGTCGTGCTGCAATATCCGCTCGGCCTGTTCTCCGACCGGCTCGACCGCCGCAAGGTGATCATCTGGGCCACTATCGGGACGATCCTGACGGGCGGCTACCTGTCCTTCTTCGCCGGCACGGATGAGACGTCCAATATCATCGGCGTCTTCATCTATGGCGCCTTTGCCATGCCGCTCTATTCTTTGTGTTCGGCGCACGGGAATGATCATGCCAAGCCGGGCGAACATGCGCTGGTCTCTGCGGGCCTGCTGTTCTTCTGGTCGATCGGCGCGACGATCGGCCCGCTTCTGGCCTCGCTTTTGCTGCAATTCATCGGGCCGGAGGCCTTCTTCGTCTACACCTCCTTCATCTTTGCCGGCTTCCTCTGGTACACGGTGGTGCGCATGCGGGTGCGGCCGCCGGTGCCACCCTCGCAGCGGCCCGGACGCTTCCGGGCCCTGTTGCGCACCTCGCCCTATTTCAACCGGCTGGCCGGAGCGCCTTCGGACCAGGGCAAGGGCGACAAGCCGTAA
- a CDS encoding isoprenylcysteine carboxyl methyltransferase family protein encodes MILQMTVGAVRGEMEFVLILLFVIGALVRVSSVLVSRRHESALRKAGAMEYGALNTRLLALAHIAFYIACLCEGLVRETRFDPVSLLGLLLYAAAIGMLVWIVQILGPLWTVKIMIARQHEINRHFLFRTIRHPNYFLNILPELLGFALMFHAYLTLMVGLPVYGLFLAIRIHQEEAAMRALAARQQKEAA; translated from the coding sequence GTGATCCTGCAAATGACCGTGGGGGCGGTGAGGGGTGAGATGGAATTCGTGCTGATCCTGTTGTTTGTCATCGGCGCTCTGGTGCGGGTGTCGAGTGTTCTGGTGTCCAGGCGGCATGAAAGCGCCCTGCGCAAGGCCGGGGCCATGGAATATGGCGCGCTCAATACCCGCCTTCTGGCTCTGGCGCATATCGCCTTCTATATCGCCTGCCTTTGCGAAGGCCTTGTCCGCGAAACCCGCTTCGATCCGGTCTCGCTGCTCGGTCTTCTGCTATACGCGGCGGCGATCGGAATGCTGGTGTGGATCGTGCAGATCCTCGGTCCCTTGTGGACGGTCAAGATCATGATCGCGCGCCAGCACGAGATCAATCGCCATTTCCTGTTCCGCACCATCCGCCACCCGAATTACTTCCTCAACATCCTGCCGGAGCTCCTCGGCTTTGCGCTGATGTTCCACGCCTATCTGACCTTGATGGTGGGCCTGCCGGTCTACGGCCTGTTTCTCGCCATCCGCATTCATCAGGAGGAGGCGGCCATGCGTGCGCTGGCCGCAAGGCAGCAGAAAGAGGCCGCCTGA
- the aspS gene encoding aspartate--tRNA ligase yields the protein MHRYRSHTCAALRKSDVGQTVRLSGWVHRVRDHGGVLFIDLRDHYGMTQVVADPDSPAFKMAETVRGEWVIRIDGVVKARTDETVNKTMPTGEIELYAREIEVLSAAKELPLPVFGEPDYPEDVRLKYRFLDLRRETLHKNIVRRTQIIASMRSGMTAEGFAEYSTPILTASSPEGARDFLVPSRIHPGQFFALPQAPQQYKQLLMVAGFDRYFQIAPCFRDEDPRADRLPGEFYQLDVEMSFVTQEDVWGTMEPMMTKVFEQFAEGKPVTQEWPRIPYDVAIRKYGSDKPDLRNPIEMQDVTEHFAGSGFKVFANMIASNPKVQVWAIPAKTGGSRAFCDRMNAWAQSQGQPGLGYIFWKEEDGKISGSGPLAKNIGEERTQAVRSQLGLEAGDACFFVAGEPAKFYKFAGEARTRVGEDLNLVDRDRFELCWIVDFPFFEYNEEDKKVDFAHNPFSMPQGGLEALESQDPLTIKAYQYDAVCNGFEIASGSIRNQSPELMVKAFELVGLSKADVEERFGGMYRAFQYGAPPHGGCAFGIDRIVMLLVGAKNLREITLFPMNQQAQDLLMNAPAPAMPKQLMELSLRVIPPQKKD from the coding sequence ATGCACCGTTACCGCAGCCACACCTGTGCAGCCCTCCGCAAGTCCGATGTGGGCCAAACCGTTCGCCTGTCCGGCTGGGTCCATCGCGTCCGCGACCATGGCGGCGTTCTCTTCATCGACCTGCGCGACCATTACGGCATGACGCAGGTGGTGGCCGATCCGGATAGCCCTGCCTTCAAGATGGCGGAGACGGTTCGCGGCGAATGGGTCATCCGCATCGACGGCGTGGTCAAGGCGCGGACCGACGAAACCGTCAACAAGACGATGCCGACCGGCGAGATCGAACTCTACGCCCGGGAGATCGAGGTTCTGTCGGCCGCCAAGGAACTGCCGCTACCTGTCTTCGGCGAGCCGGATTATCCGGAAGACGTGCGCCTGAAATACCGCTTCCTCGACCTGCGGCGCGAGACGCTGCACAAGAACATCGTCCGCCGCACGCAGATCATCGCCTCGATGCGTTCGGGCATGACGGCTGAAGGCTTCGCCGAATATTCGACGCCCATCCTGACGGCCTCCTCGCCGGAAGGCGCGCGCGACTTCCTCGTGCCGAGCCGGATCCATCCCGGCCAGTTCTTCGCGCTGCCGCAGGCGCCGCAGCAGTACAAGCAGCTCCTGATGGTGGCCGGCTTCGACCGCTACTTCCAGATTGCGCCGTGCTTCCGCGACGAAGACCCGCGTGCCGACCGCTTGCCGGGCGAATTCTACCAGCTCGACGTCGAGATGAGCTTCGTCACCCAGGAGGATGTCTGGGGCACGATGGAGCCGATGATGACCAAGGTCTTCGAGCAGTTTGCCGAAGGCAAGCCGGTGACCCAAGAATGGCCGCGCATTCCCTACGATGTGGCCATCCGGAAGTACGGCTCCGACAAGCCGGACCTCAGAAATCCGATCGAGATGCAGGATGTGACCGAGCATTTCGCCGGCTCCGGCTTCAAGGTCTTCGCCAATATGATCGCCTCCAATCCGAAGGTGCAGGTCTGGGCCATTCCCGCCAAGACCGGCGGCTCCCGCGCTTTCTGCGACCGGATGAATGCCTGGGCGCAGAGCCAGGGCCAGCCGGGCCTCGGCTATATCTTCTGGAAGGAAGAGGACGGCAAGATTTCCGGATCCGGCCCGCTCGCCAAGAATATCGGCGAGGAGCGTACCCAGGCCGTGCGCAGCCAGCTCGGCCTCGAGGCCGGCGATGCCTGCTTCTTCGTCGCGGGCGAGCCCGCCAAGTTCTACAAGTTTGCCGGTGAGGCGCGCACCCGCGTCGGTGAGGATCTGAACCTCGTCGACCGCGACCGGTTCGAATTGTGCTGGATCGTCGATTTCCCCTTCTTCGAATACAACGAGGAAGACAAGAAGGTCGATTTCGCCCACAACCCCTTCTCCATGCCGCAGGGCGGCCTGGAAGCTTTGGAAAGCCAGGATCCGCTGACGATCAAGGCCTACCAGTATGATGCCGTCTGCAACGGCTTCGAGATCGCCTCGGGCTCCATTCGTAACCAGTCGCCGGAGCTGATGGTCAAAGCCTTCGAACTGGTCGGTCTTTCCAAGGCCGACGTGGAAGAGCGCTTCGGCGGCATGTATCGCGCCTTCCAGTATGGCGCGCCGCCGCATGGTGGCTGCGCTTTCGGCATCGACCGTATCGTCATGCTGCTGGTGGGCGCCAAGAACCTGCGCGAGATCACGCTGTTCCCGATGAACCAGCAGGCGCAGGACCTTCTGATGAATGCCCCGGCGCCGGCCATGCCGAAGCAGCTGATGGAATTGTCGCTGCGGGTCATTCCGCCGCAGAAGAAGGACTGA
- a CDS encoding DUF1236 domain-containing protein, which translates to MLKTLMAASAALFVSSAAFAQSTVIVTEPAPAPGAVVVREMPAEVRTYVMQQQVPSVSYSGDVLVGRVLPQEVETHVIDGYGNYAYTVVNERRVVVDPQTRQVIQVLD; encoded by the coding sequence ATGCTGAAGACCCTCATGGCCGCATCGGCGGCACTATTCGTATCGAGTGCCGCATTCGCGCAATCGACCGTCATCGTCACGGAACCGGCCCCGGCGCCGGGTGCCGTCGTGGTGCGGGAAATGCCTGCCGAAGTGCGGACCTATGTCATGCAGCAGCAGGTTCCGTCCGTTTCCTATAGCGGCGACGTCCTGGTTGGCCGCGTGCTGCCGCAGGAAGTCGAGACGCATGTCATCGACGGCTATGGCAACTATGCCTATACGGTCGTCAACGAGCGCCGCGTCGTCGTCGATCCGCAGACGCGCCAGGTGATCCAGGTCCTCGACTGA